A segment of the Streptomyces sp. NBC_01235 genome:
GCGCGAGTTTCCTCGTCGGCCTGCTGCCCACCTACGACACGATCGGCGTGTGGGCGCCGGTGCTGCTGATCGCCCTGCGCGTCGTGCAGGGCATCGCCATCGGCGGTGAGTGGGGCGGCGCGACCCTGATGGTCGTCGAGCACGCGGGGGAGCGGCGGCGCGGACTGTGGTCCAGCTTCACGCAGATGGGAGCCCCGCTCGGCTCCCTGCTCTCCACCACCGTCGTCACGCTCGTCGTCGCCCTCCCCAAGGACGAGTTCGCGGCCTGGGGCTGGCGGGTGCCGTTCCTGCTGAGCGTGGTGCTGCTCGGCGTCGGACTCTTCGTCCGTCTCAAGGTCGTCGAGAGCCCGCTGTTCGCCGAGGTGAAGAAGGACCGCGCCGAGTCACGGCTGCCCATCCTCGACGTGCTGCGCCGACCCCGCCCCGTCCTGCTGGCCTGCTGCGTCGGCATCGGCGCCTTCACCGCACAGTCGCTGCTGACCAGCTACCTGATCGCCTACGCCACCGGCATCGGCTACGCCCGCCCGCAGGTGCTCACCGCGCTCACGGTGTCCGCGTCGGTCGCCCTCGTCGTGCTGCCCTGCGCCTCCGCGCTCTCCGACCGGGTCGGCCGCCGCCCCGTCGTCCTGGCCGGGGCCCTCGCCTCGGCGGCGCTCGCCTTCCCCGTCATGGCGCTGGTCGACTCCAGGTCGCCCGGACTGCTGATCCTCGCCGTCGTCCTCGGCCACGGCATCGCCCAGTCCACGATGTACGGGCCGCTGGGCGCCCTGCTCACCGAGATGTTCGGCACCCGGGTCCGCTACACCGGCGCCTCCCTCGGCTACCAGGGCGCCACCCTCATCGGCGCCGGCTTCTCCCCGATGATCGCCGGAAGCCTGGTGGCGGGCAGCGGCGACAGCACCCCCGTCGCCCTGCTGCTGTGCGGCGGCGCCGCCATCACCGCCGTGACCGTCCTCTTCGTCCGCGAGACCAGCAGGCAGTCCCTCGCCGGCACCGCCGAAGGCTCCGGAGTCCCCCACGCGCAGGAGATATCCGCATGACGACCCGTGCCCGTCACGTGTCCTGCGGCCCCACCCCGTACCTGCGCCCGTCCGAACTCGCCCACCCCGCCGACCACCGGTGATGCCGTACGACCGCCCGCCGTACCCGTCGACGGGCGGTCGTACGCTTTCCCCCGTGGAGGACGACGACATCCCGGACACGGACAGCATCGACGGCGCCCCGCAGCTGCGCCCGCAGTCGCTCATGCTCGCCTTCTTCGGCAACCACGTGCTGGAGGAGGGCGACCTGTGCGTGTACTCGGGCAGCATCATCGACGTCCTCGGCCGCGTCGGGGTCGGTGAACAGGCCGTACGCTCCACGCTGACCCGCATGGTCAGCCGGGGTCTGCTGCGCCGGCAGCGCGAGGGCCGCAGGATGTACTTCGGCCTGACCGAGCAGGCGACGCGCGTCCTGCAGGACGGCCGGACCCGGATCTGGCGCGAGGGCGCGGTCAACGACGACTGGGACGGCAACTGGACACTGCTGGGCTTCTCCCTCCCCGAGGCCCGCCAGCGTGAACGCCACGACCTTCGCTCACGGCTCGTCTGGTCCGGCTTCGGCGCGCTGTACAGCGGGCTGTGGATCGCGCCGGGAAGGGTGGACGTCGCCGCTGTCGTCGCCGAACTCGGTCTGACCGCGCACGTCAAGATCTTCCACGCCTCGGCCGACGAGGCCACCGACATCGGCCTCATGATCCGCGACACCTGGAACCTGGAGAGCGTCGCCGCCCGCTACGTCTCCTTCGACAAGCGCTGGACCGCCCACCTGAACGCCGGCCCGGGCGACGATCCGATCGGAACCCGGCTGCGGCTGGTCAGCGAATGGCTCTGGACGATCCGCACGGACCCCCGCCTCCCCGCCCGCCACCTCCCCCCGGACTGGCCGGCCCGCCCCGCACAGGACACCTTCCGCAAGGTCGCGGAGCAGACCGCGGCCCCCGCGCGGCGCCTGGCCCACGAACTCCTGGACACGACGCCGCCGCGGTAGAACAGGTGGACCGCCGTCTTCGGCCGGTCTCCAGCTGTGCTTCAGCCGTTCTTGCGGGCCACTCCGCCGTAGATGCCGATCGGCGGGGCGTCCTGCGGCTGGGGCTCGTCGGGGCGCCAGTCCGGGACCAGGACCAGACCCGGGTCGGTCAGGGTGAGGTCGCCGAAGAACTTCAGGACGCGGCCGCGGCCGCGGGGGTTCATGGTGGCGGTGGCGTTCTTGTAGACGTTCACCGCGTCCTCGCGGGCGTTGTCGTGGATGTCGACCGTCGCGTGGGACAGCACGAGGTAGGAACCGGCCGGCAGCGCCTCGAGGAGCGTGGCCACGATGGCGTCCGGGTCCTCCTCCTCGGTGATGAAGTGCAGGATGGCCACCAGCAGCAGCGCCACCGGCTGGTCGAAGTCGATGACCCGGCGCACGTCGGGGTGGTCGAGGATGGCCCGGGGGTCGCGCAGGTCGGCCAGGACGACGGAGGTGTGGTCGTCGTCGTCCAGCAGGGACCGCGAATGGGTGCTGACGATCGGGTCGTTGTCGACGTAGGCCACGCGGGTCTCGGGGGCGACGGCGCGCGCTATCTGGTGCACGTTGGGTTCGGTCGGCAGGCCCGTGCCGACGTCGACGATCTGCCGGATGCCGCCCTCGGCGACCACGTGCCGGACGGCGCGGTGCATGAAGAGCCGGTTCGCCCGGACGGCCAGCCGGACCTCCGGAGCCGCCTTGATGAACTGTTCGGCGGCTTCCTGGTCGACCTCGTAGTTGTCCTTGCCGCCGAGGAAGTAGTCGTACATCCGGGCCGGGTGGGGCTTGCTCGTGTCGATCGTCAGCGGCTTGACGCCGCTGTCGGCGTCGCTGCCGCCGCGAGGAGAGGTCATGCTGCCTGGCTCCGTCCTGGACTTCGTGTCCTGCCGCCGGATGAACCGTGACGAGTGACTGTCGGATCATCATCCTGGCATGACCTCGTCGTCGGCCAACCACGGCCTGCTCCAGGGCAGTTGTCCGCAGGGGCGGAGCGGGGCCCGTCTCAGCCGAGAAGCCTGCGCTTCTGTTCCGTGAACTCGGCCTCGGTGAGCACTCCTTGCTTCCTGAGCTCGCCGAGATCCTTGAGCTGGTCGAGCTTGGCGTTCATGTCGTCGGCCGGCGGCGCGGCCTGCTGCGGCTCCGGGGGAGCGGCTTGCGGCTGGGGCTCCCGGTAGCCCTCCTGGGCCGCCCAACGTCCCTGCTGACGGCGTGACACGCGGTTGGAGACGGCGGTCGCCGTACCCGCGACGACCGCGGTGCGGGCGACTCCGCGAAGAAGACCTGGCATGGCCCATCTCCTCTCGTCCGGAGGTAATTCCATTGGACCACCGCGCGCGGACCGCCGCGATTCCTCCCCCGATCTGCCGATCACCGCGACCAGTGGCAGGCTGGAGGTGTGTCCACGGCCGGGCGTTCGTTCCGGCGATGAGGCCCAGTCGAAGGAGCCCGAGAAATGGCCACACAAAGCACGGGAATGCAGCGGACCACCGCCCGGGGAATGGGCGCGGTGTCCGGCTGGACGGTATTCGCCGCGGTCATGATGATGTTCGGCGGCACCCTGGCGATATTCGAAGGAATAGCCGCCATCGCGGAGGACGACGTATTCGTCGCCACCCGGAACTTTTCCTTTCAGTGGAGCCTGACCAGCTGGGGCTGGCTGCACCTCTCCCTCGGCATCGTGGTGGTGCTGGCGGGCATCTCCCTGTTCAGCGGGTCGATGTGGGCCCGCGTCGTCGGCATCGCCGTGGCGGGTCTGAACCTGGTCGCCAATTTCATCTGGCTGCCCTGGTACCCGTTCTGGGCGATCACGCTGATGGTCATCGACGGATTCGTGATCTGGGCCCTGTGCGTCGGCCCGCGAAAGGAAGCCAGGACCGTCTGACCTCCGGTCCCGCCGGTATTGCGCCGTTCGGCCCCGGCCGCCACTCGCAGGTGCGGCCGGGGCACGCGCCACCGGACCGCTCGGAACCTCTGGTGTTTTCGTTGTGGGGTGTATTCGCCCGGTGACGGGGTGACATCCAGAGGGAGACCATCAGTGGAGATCAGCGGCAGCCAGGGTGCCCAACCGATCGCCTTTCCTCTCCTCGAGGGCCAGAAAGCGCTCGTCACGGGCGCGAACTCCGGCATCGGCAAGGCGACCGCCATCGCCCTCGGACGAGTGGGCGCCGACGTCGTCGTGAACTACGTCGCGGGCCGGGACGCCGCCGAGGAGGTCGTCCGCGAGATCGAGGGCTTCGGAGTCCGCGCGTACGCGCACGAGGCGGACGTCTCCCAGGAGGACCAGGTCGTCGGCATGGTCGACCGCATGGTCGGCGAGTTCGGCACCATCGACGTGATGGTGGCCAACGCGGGCCTCCAACGGGACGCGGCCCTCACCGACATGACCGTGGAGCAGTGGCACAAGGTGCTGGACGTCAATCTCACCGGCCAGTTCCTGTGCGCCCGCGAGGCGGCCAGGGAGTTCACGCGCCGGGGCGTCGTCCCGGAGGTGTCACGGTCCGCCGGGAAGATCATCTGCATGAGCTCGGTGCACCAGATCATCCCCTGGTCCGGGCATGTGAACTACGCGTCGTCCAAGGGCGGCGTGCTGATGCTCATGGCGACCCTCGCGCAGGAACTCGCCCCCCACCGCATCCGGGTCAACGCCGTAGCCCCCGGCGCGATCCGCACGCCCATCAACCGCAGCGCGTGGGACACCCCCGAGGCCGAGGACGACCTGCTGCGGCTCATCCCCTACCGCCGCGTCGGCGACCCGGACGACATCGCGAACACGGTCGCCGTCCTCGCCTCCGACCTGCTCGACTACGTCGTCGGGACCACCCTCTACGTGGACGGCGGCATGACCCTGTTCCCCGGCTTCGCCACGGGCGGCTGACAACGGGGTGTGGGCTCGCGTGCGAGGTGTGGCCTCGCCGAGGCGGGTCCGGGCGTGATTCAGCCGACTGGTCCTGCCCCGGATGCCGAGGGCCGCAGGTCACGGCAGCCTGGGGCGCAGAGGCCTCAGGCTTCCCGCTGACCTCCCGCACAGACGAGGACTCGTCGCCATGATCTGTCGTAGCCGTGCCGGCCGGCGGGCCGGAGCCGTCGCTCTCCTGCTCGCCGTCGCGGGCTGTACGGAGCACTCCGCAATGGGCACGATCGAGTACACGACCTCGGCCAAGCGGGTGGTGAAGCTCCAGAGTCCGTCCGACGAGGGCTGCCATCGCCTGCCGGGCGGCGCCCGCAGCGTGCGGAACTACACGGTCGACGACATCCGGCTCTACGCCAACGCGGACTGCGTGCTGACGAAGGCCGGTGACGACCAGGGCGGCCGGACCGGCGGAGAGAGCTTCTACCTCGGGACACAGACGTCCGTGCAGTTCACGCCGGGCCAGTCCCCGTGGCTGAGCTACTCCGTCGTCGGCGGGGGTGGCTGAGCCACGGTTCAGGAGGCGGCCTCGGCCGCTTCCAGCGAGGCGAGGATCGCCGGGACGGGCAGCCGTCCGGAGGCGACCAGCTGGGCGCCGCCGCGCCGCAGGGCGGCCGCGAAGGGCGCGGCCCACACGTTCTCGTAGATCAGCAGCCCGGCGGAGTTGCCGGGCTCGACGGCCGCGGCGGCCTCCTCCAGGTCGTCCTGACCGAGCAGACCGGAGTGGGCGCCTTCGAAGACGGCGAGGTCGAGCTTGCTGTCACCGGTGAGATCGGCGATCTCCAGGGCGGTCACCGAGCCGTCCTCCTCCTTCCTGATGAACATCAGGTCCAGGATCCGGATGAGCCCGCGGTCGACCAGATCGACCAGCAGCGGGAAGCCCTCGCCCGTCATGCGGTTGCCGGGAAACTCCACCACCAGGTAGTCGATGGGTCCCATCTCGTCGAGTTGCTCGCTCTGCTCGCTCACGTTCCACCTCTGGTGCTCGTGTGGCGGCCCCCTGGCTGCCATTGCATCACCCGGCACGGGCCGTCGCACCCGGTGCGCGCGTCACCCGACCGGACCCTCCCGGCTCGCCCGCCCGCCCCCTCGACGATCTCCTCGAAGACATGACTGGCAGCGATACGCCCCCGCCACGGCCGGAGGGCCCCTCCGGGGACTCCGCCGAAGAACGCCGGCTCGCCCAGAAGGACAGGGAGCTGGACGAACTGCATCGCCGGCTGAGCGAGTTGGAGAGCGCCCGGCACGAGCCGAAGCACCGGATGCGGGCGCTGGGGTCGGTCCTGCTGATCATCCTGGCGTCGCTGCTGTCCCTGCTCGCCGTGGTCGCGGTCTGGGCGAACAGCATCGTCCGCGACACCGACCGCTACGTCTCCACCGTGGCGCCGCTGGCCTCCGACCCCGACGTCCAGCAGGCCGTCACCACCCGCGTCACCAACGTCGTACTCAAGCAGATCGACGTGGACGCCCTGGTCGCGGAGCTGAGCCGGGCCGCGGCGCAGAAGGGCGTGCCGCCGAAGGCCGCGAGCCTCATCAACAACCTGAGCGGCCCCATCAACAGCGGTCTGAAGGAACTGGTGAGCAGCACCGTGATGAAGGTCGTCTCCAGTTCCGCCTTCGAGAAGGCCTGGACGAACGCCAACCGTCGGGCCCACAGCGCCGTCGACAAGGCGCTGACCGGCACGGGCGGCGGCGCGGTGCAGCTGAAGGACAACCAGGTCGCCATCGACGTCGGGCCCATCGTGGCCCAGGTGAAGCAGCGGCTCGTCGACTCGGGACTCGCGGTGGCGGCGAAGATCCCCGAGGTGCACACGGACTTCGTCGTGGTCGAGGGCAAGGACGTCGGCAAGATCAAGTCGTATCTGAGAGTGCTCCAGATCGTCGGCAACTGGCTGCCGGTCATCGCGGTGCTGATCGCCGCCGGGGGCGTGTTCCTGGCCACCCACCGGCGGCGGGCGCTGATCGGGGCCGCGATCGGGGTGTTCCTCGCCATGGTGCTCCTGGGCGTGGTGCTCTCCGTGTTCCGCGCCGTGTATCTGGACCACCTGCCGCCGGGGGCGAACTCGGACGCCGCGGGCTCCGTCTTCGACGCGCTGGTGCGGTTCCTGCGCTCCAGCATCCGGGCGCTCGGGGCGCTGGCCGTGGTCACGGCGCTCGGCGCGTTCCTCGTCGGCCCCTCCCGGCCCGCCGTCTTCACCCGGCACTTCTGCGCCAAGGGCATCGGCGCGGGGCGCGAGGTGGCGACCTCGACGGGGCTGCGCCTGGGTGCGGTGGGCCGGTTCGTGCACCGCTTCAAGGGGTGGATCGGTGCGGTGATCCTGGCGGTGGCCGCGATCGTCCTGTTCACCTGGAGCTATCCGACCATGGCGGTCGTGATCTGGACGGCGGTGATCGTGCTGGTCGCCTTCGCCCTGCGCGAGTTCCTGGACCCCGGTCCGGCGTGACACCGGCGCACCGCGGCGACGGCCGGGGTCCCCTCTTCGAGGAGGCTTTCCGGTCGCTGTACCGGCGGCTGCGGGACACGGCTCCCGGCGCCGCGTCCGCCCGGGGCCCTGGGCACGCTGACGACGGAGCGGGTGCCGGCCGCCGTGAGCGAGGTGCGGTCGGGCCGTACGGTCTCGCCGGCCGCCGAGGCGAATCGAACGCAGCGTAGGCCTCCGTCGCCGGCAGGCTGCTCGTGGCCGGCGGGCAGTAGCCGAACAGGGCCAGGAAGGAGGAGCCGTGGGACAGGTCGGCGTCCACCACGGTCGCCGCGCCCGCCGCCACGAGCCCCCACGGCCGGCGGAGCGGCGTCAGCACGGCCGCCTGCCACAGAGAGATCCGGGCAGGCCAAGCACCATCGCCGCCCCCGTGGCCGGTCTCGCTCATGTCCTCGTCGTCACCGGCCCGCCGCAGGCCCACAGATCCTCGGGTGTGCGGGCGCCGGCGCTGCCGTCCTCACCCGTTCGGCCCCCGTCTGGCTCCCGCCGCAGGCCGGGAGGGCGTGGTCCGGGGCACGCTGGCAGCATGCAGCCTGGCGCGGGGCCCCGACGGGACCTCCCGGTTCCCCTGTCCCGCCGGGAGCGGTGGCGTGCGCGGGGTGCGGCGATCGGGTCGCGGCTGCGCGGGCTGCGGGTCCGGGCCGAGACACGGTTTCCGGTGATCACGCATCTCATGACGCATCTGATCTCGGTGAACGTGCTGGACTCCGCGACCCGGCTGGCCGCCCAGACGTTTCTCACCGTCGTACCGCTGCTCTTCGTGGTGGCGTCCGTCGCCCCGCAGGCGCTGCGCGACCAGCTCGTCACCTCCGTGAGTGACGTCTTCGGACTGACCGGAAGCGCGAAGGACCAGCTGGATCAGGTCTTGAAGGGGGACACGTCCGAACTGCGCGAGACCACCGGTGTCGTCGGCGGGCTGATGGTGCTGGTCTCGGCCACGGCGTGCAGTCGTGCCATGCAACGGCTCTGCCAGCGGGCCTGGAGCCTTCCGAAATCGGGTGCGCGGGTGGCCGCCTGGCGGTGGATCGCGTGGCTCGCCGCGTGGCTGGTCATGATCTCGGTGCAGGGGACCCTGCGGAACGGTTTCGGCCTCGGACTGTGGCTGGGCCTGCCGCTGCTGCTGGTCGCCGAGACCTGCCTGTGGTGGTGGACGCAGCACCTGCTGCTGGCCGCCCGCGTGCCATGGCTGCCTCTGCTGCCGGGCGCGCTCCTGACGGGAACGGCCCTGAGCGTTCTCACCTCGGTCGCGGATCTGTACGTGCCCCGGGCTCTCAACCACAGCCTCGACAAGTACGGCTCGTTGGGCGCCGTCTTCACCCTGCTGTCGTGGCTCATCGCGCTGTGCGTGGTCGTGGCCCTCTGCATCAACGCCGGCGCGGTCGTCGCCCGCGAACCCGCGGTGGCGCGGCGCCTGGGCGGACCCGAGTCGCCGCGCCCATCCACCGGCGATACGTTGGAAGACGGATAGCGGTCGACCACTTCCTCCGACAGGGACGATCCGGCAGGACGATCCGACGGGACCGACCAGGCATGTCCGAGGCGCGGCACTACGACGTCATCGGCACCGGCGCAGGCGGCGCAACCCTCGCCCATCGGCCGGCTCCCAGCGGGAAACGCGCTCCCCTTCTCGAACGGGGTGACTGTCTTCCCCGCGAGCGGGACAACCGGGATTCCGGCGCGGTCTTCGGCAGGGGGAAGTACCGCGCCCCCGAATTCCGGTCTGCAAGGCCCACGACCTCGACAACCTCTACGTCGTCGACACGAGCTTCTTCCCGAGCATCGGCGCGGTCAATCCGTCGCTGACGGCCATCGCCAACGCCCTGCGCGTCGGCGACCACATCGTGGAGCGTCTGCAATGAGCGAGAACAACCCCACCGGCCACGACCTGCGCCACCGCACCCCGACGGAGCGCGCCGAGCGCGGCAGGACCGCCCGGACCGCCGTACCCCGGTCCGCGCACGCCGAGTTCACGCCGCCGCCGAAGCGCACCGACCCGGTGGAGATCATCGAGAAGCAGTCCGCGACACGGGTCCAGGAACTCGTCCCGATCCGCTACGGGCGGATGAGCGAGTCACCGTTCCGTTTCTACCGGGGAGCCGCCGCCATCATGGCCGCGGACCTCGCCGAGACCCCCCGCACCGGCATCAGGGTCCAGTGCTGCGGCGACGCGCACATGCTGAACTTCCGGCTGCTGGCCTCCCCCGAACGCCGGCTGATGTTCGACATCAACGACTTCGACGAGACCCTGCCCGGCCCGTGGGAGTGGGACGTCAAGCGGCTCTCGGCCAGCCTGGTCATCGCGGGCCGCGCCAACGGGTTCGGCTCCAAGGAGCGGGCGTCCGTGGTGCGGGCGACCGTACGGGCGTACCGCGAAGGGATGCGGAAGTTCGCGGGGCTGGGCAATCTCGACGTCTGGTACACCCGCTTCGAGGCGGACGAGCTGCAGCAGCAGTTCGGCGTGGACCTCGATGCCAAGACCCGCGAGCGCTGGGCGGAGACCCGGGAGCGGGCCCGGGAGCACGACACGCTCCAGGTCTTCGACAAGCTCACCCGCGTCGTCGACGGAAAGCGCATCATCGCCAATGACCCGCCGCTCCTGGTCCGGCTCGAGAACCTGCTGCCGAAGGCGGAGGACCACGCGCTGGAGACGGAGATCAGCCGGCTCGTCGAGCGGTACGGCCAGTCCCTCCAGTCCGACCGCCGGTTCCTGCTGGAGAGCTACCGCGTCGCCGACATCGCCCGCAAGGTCGTCGGCGTGGGCAGCGTCGGAACGCGCTGCTGGATCGTGCTGCTGCTCGGCAAGGACGACGAGGACCCGCTGTTCATCCAGGCGAAGGAGGCCGACGCGTCGGTGCTCGCGCCCTACGTCGGCGCCAGCGGGTTCCGCACCCAGGGCGAGCGGGTCGTCGCCGGACAGCGGCTGATGCAGGCCACCAGCGACATCTTCCTCGGCTGGGAGCGCACCACCGGCATCGACGGACGCCGCCGGGACTTCTACGTCCGTCAGCTCAGGGACTGGAAGGGCATCGCCATCGCCGAGAACATGTCGCCGAAGCGGATGGCCCTGTTCGGGCAGCTGTGCGGCGTCACGCTGGCCCGTGCCCACGCCCGGTCCGGCGACCGGATCGCGATCGCCGCCTACCTGGGCCGCACCGATGTGTTCGACCGTGCGCTGGCGACCTTCGCCGAGCTGTACGCGGACCAGAACGAGAAGGACCACCAGGCCCTCCTCGACGCCATCGAGGCGGGCAGGGTCCCCGCCGAAGCGGCATGAGAGGGAGAGGAACGCCGGCGTGGACCGCTACCCGCCCACCGCCGAGCACGGACTGATCGGGGACCTCCAGACCGCCGCCCCGGTGCCGACCGGGGGGACCTCCAGACCGCCGCCCCGTTGACGTCCGAAGGGGTGATCGACCGGTTCGCGGCACCGCGCTTCGACTCGCCCAGCGTCTTCGCGTCCCTGCTGGGCAACGACGGCGGCGGACACTTCCTGTTCGCGCCCACCCACGCCCTCGCGCGGGCCGGGCCCCTCCCGCAGGCCCGCTGCACCTTCGAGAAGATGCATACGTACGCCCACCATGTCGGGCTGTTCGCCGAGGAGATCGGCCCCAGCGGGGAGCAACTGGGCAACTTCCCGCAGGCCTTCACCCATCTGTCGCTCATCATGGCCGCGACGACCCTCGACGAGGTACTCGACCGGCTGGTGGCCCACTGAACGCCGGGATGCCCGGGCCCTGCGGCAGCAGCTGGGTCAGGACGAAGGACACCACCGCCGCGAGCACCACGAGCGCCACCGTGTCCACGTTGCCCAGCAGGAGAACGACCAGCACCGCGCTGCTGACGGGCAGTCGCAGGGCCGCCGTCACCGACGCCGCCATCCCGGCCGCCATCGCCGGCACCAGGCCGAAGCCGGGCAGCGGCGCCAGCAGGGCGCCGGCCGCCCCGCCGAGGAACAGCGCCGGGAAGACGGGACCGCCGCGCAGGCTTCCCAGACAGAGCGAGTAGGCGAGCCCCTTGAACACCAGCACCGCGACGAGCGCGCCCACCGACCAGGCGTGCGCGTCCTGCGCGAGCTCGGCCAGCGTGCTCTCCCCGGACAGCGCGGCCTCGGCGGGGGAGCGGCCGGTGGAGACGGCGTAGAGGGCGGTGCAGCCCGCCACGCCGAGCGCGCACAGGGTGGTGTTCCGTACCGTCCGGGACGTCACGAAGCCGGCCGTGAACCTCCCGCCGACGAAGAT
Coding sequences within it:
- a CDS encoding YhjD/YihY/BrkB family envelope integrity protein — protein: MQPGAGPRRDLPVPLSRRERWRARGAAIGSRLRGLRVRAETRFPVITHLMTHLISVNVLDSATRLAAQTFLTVVPLLFVVASVAPQALRDQLVTSVSDVFGLTGSAKDQLDQVLKGDTSELRETTGVVGGLMVLVSATACSRAMQRLCQRAWSLPKSGARVAAWRWIAWLAAWLVMISVQGTLRNGFGLGLWLGLPLLLVAETCLWWWTQHLLLAARVPWLPLLPGALLTGTALSVLTSVADLYVPRALNHSLDKYGSLGAVFTLLSWLIALCVVVALCINAGAVVAREPAVARRLGGPESPRPSTGDTLEDG
- a CDS encoding SDR family oxidoreductase yields the protein MEISGSQGAQPIAFPLLEGQKALVTGANSGIGKATAIALGRVGADVVVNYVAGRDAAEEVVREIEGFGVRAYAHEADVSQEDQVVGMVDRMVGEFGTIDVMVANAGLQRDAALTDMTVEQWHKVLDVNLTGQFLCAREAAREFTRRGVVPEVSRSAGKIICMSSVHQIIPWSGHVNYASSKGGVLMLMATLAQELAPHRIRVNAVAPGAIRTPINRSAWDTPEAEDDLLRLIPYRRVGDPDDIANTVAVLASDLLDYVVGTTLYVDGGMTLFPGFATGG
- a CDS encoding SAM-dependent methyltransferase — protein: MTSPRGGSDADSGVKPLTIDTSKPHPARMYDYFLGGKDNYEVDQEAAEQFIKAAPEVRLAVRANRLFMHRAVRHVVAEGGIRQIVDVGTGLPTEPNVHQIARAVAPETRVAYVDNDPIVSTHSRSLLDDDDHTSVVLADLRDPRAILDHPDVRRVIDFDQPVALLLVAILHFITEEEDPDAIVATLLEALPAGSYLVLSHATVDIHDNAREDAVNVYKNATATMNPRGRGRVLKFFGDLTLTDPGLVLVPDWRPDEPQPQDAPPIGIYGGVARKNG
- a CDS encoding SHOCT domain-containing protein, which produces MPGLLRGVARTAVVAGTATAVSNRVSRRQQGRWAAQEGYREPQPQAAPPEPQQAAPPADDMNAKLDQLKDLGELRKQGVLTEAEFTEQKRRLLG
- a CDS encoding PaaX family transcriptional regulator: MEDDDIPDTDSIDGAPQLRPQSLMLAFFGNHVLEEGDLCVYSGSIIDVLGRVGVGEQAVRSTLTRMVSRGLLRRQREGRRMYFGLTEQATRVLQDGRTRIWREGAVNDDWDGNWTLLGFSLPEARQRERHDLRSRLVWSGFGALYSGLWIAPGRVDVAAVVAELGLTAHVKIFHASADEATDIGLMIRDTWNLESVAARYVSFDKRWTAHLNAGPGDDPIGTRLRLVSEWLWTIRTDPRLPARHLPPDWPARPAQDTFRKVAEQTAAPARRLAHELLDTTPPR
- a CDS encoding DUF2252 domain-containing protein, producing the protein MSENNPTGHDLRHRTPTERAERGRTARTAVPRSAHAEFTPPPKRTDPVEIIEKQSATRVQELVPIRYGRMSESPFRFYRGAAAIMAADLAETPRTGIRVQCCGDAHMLNFRLLASPERRLMFDINDFDETLPGPWEWDVKRLSASLVIAGRANGFGSKERASVVRATVRAYREGMRKFAGLGNLDVWYTRFEADELQQQFGVDLDAKTRERWAETRERAREHDTLQVFDKLTRVVDGKRIIANDPPLLVRLENLLPKAEDHALETEISRLVERYGQSLQSDRRFLLESYRVADIARKVVGVGSVGTRCWIVLLLGKDDEDPLFIQAKEADASVLAPYVGASGFRTQGERVVAGQRLMQATSDIFLGWERTTGIDGRRRDFYVRQLRDWKGIAIAENMSPKRMALFGQLCGVTLARAHARSGDRIAIAAYLGRTDVFDRALATFAELYADQNEKDHQALLDAIEAGRVPAEAA
- a CDS encoding DUF7144 family membrane protein; this encodes MATQSTGMQRTTARGMGAVSGWTVFAAVMMMFGGTLAIFEGIAAIAEDDVFVATRNFSFQWSLTSWGWLHLSLGIVVVLAGISLFSGSMWARVVGIAVAGLNLVANFIWLPWYPFWAITLMVIDGFVIWALCVGPRKEARTV
- a CDS encoding MFS transporter is translated as MSPSPIASPSPSSSPSSSMTAERTRQLRVVAASGLLGTAVEFYDFLVYGTVAALVFGELFFPGADPAVGTIAAFGTFAAGYVARPLGGILFGHFGDRLGRKSMLLLTMGLMGGASFLVGLLPTYDTIGVWAPVLLIALRVVQGIAIGGEWGGATLMVVEHAGERRRGLWSSFTQMGAPLGSLLSTTVVTLVVALPKDEFAAWGWRVPFLLSVVLLGVGLFVRLKVVESPLFAEVKKDRAESRLPILDVLRRPRPVLLACCVGIGAFTAQSLLTSYLIAYATGIGYARPQVLTALTVSASVALVVLPCASALSDRVGRRPVVLAGALASAALAFPVMALVDSRSPGLLILAVVLGHGIAQSTMYGPLGALLTEMFGTRVRYTGASLGYQGATLIGAGFSPMIAGSLVAGSGDSTPVALLLCGGAAITAVTVLFVRETSRQSLAGTAEGSGVPHAQEISA
- a CDS encoding GMC oxidoreductase, translated to MPVCKAHDLDNLYVVDTSFFPSIGAVNPSLTAIANALRVGDHIVERLQ
- a CDS encoding DUF6325 family protein, giving the protein MGPIDYLVVEFPGNRMTGEGFPLLVDLVDRGLIRILDLMFIRKEEDGSVTALEIADLTGDSKLDLAVFEGAHSGLLGQDDLEEAAAAVEPGNSAGLLIYENVWAAPFAAALRRGGAQLVASGRLPVPAILASLEAAEAAS